From Ochotona princeps isolate mOchPri1 chromosome X, mOchPri1.hap1, whole genome shotgun sequence, one genomic window encodes:
- the PABPC5 gene encoding polyadenylate-binding protein 5, whose amino-acid sequence MGSGEPNPAGKKKKYLKAALYVGDLDPDVTEDMLYKKFRPAGPLRFTRICRDPVTRSPLGYGYVNFRFPADAEWALNTMNFDLINGKPFRLMWSQPDDRLRKSGVGNIFIKNLDKSIDNRALFYLFSAFGNILSCKVVSDDHGSKGYAYVHFDSLAAANRAIWHMNGVRLNNRQVYVGRFKFPEERAAEVRTRDRATFTNVFVKNFGDDMDDTKLKELFSEYGPTESVKVIRDANGKSKGFGFVRYETHEAAQKAVLDLHGKSIDGKALYVGRAQKKIERLAELRRRFERLRLKEKSRPPGVPIYIKNLDESIDDEKLKEEFSSFGSISRAKVMMEVGHGKGFGVVCFSSFEEATKAVDEMNGRVVGSKPLHVTLGQARRRW is encoded by the coding sequence ATGGGGAGTGGGGAGCCGAATCCTGCTGGCAAGAAAAAGAAGTACCTCAAGGCCGCCCTGTACGTGGGGGACCTGGACCCAGATGTCACCGAGGACATGCTGTATAAGAAGTTCAGGCCTGCTGGCCCCCTGCGCTTCACACGCATCTGCCGTGACCCGGTGACCCGCAGCCCCCTGGGCTACGGCTATGTGAACTTCCGCTTTCCCGCGGATGCCGAGTGGGCCCTGAACACCATGAATTTCGATCTGATTAATGGCAAACCCTTCCGTCTCATGTGGTCACAGCCAGATGACCGCttaagaaagtctggagttggcAACATATTCATCAAGAACCTGGACAAATCCATAGACAATAGGGccctgttttatttattctcGGCTTTTGGGAACATCTTGTCCTGTAAAGTCGTAAGCGATGACCATGGCTCTAAGGGCTATGCCTATGTGCATTTTGACAGCCTGGCTGCTGCCAACAGGGCCATCTGGCACATGAATGGAGTGAGGCTCAACAACCGCCAGGTGTATGTCGGCCGATTCAAATTTCCGGAAGAGCGGGCTGCGGAGGTCAGAACCAGGGATAGGGCCACTTTCACGAATGTTTTCGTTAAAAACTTTGGTGATGACATGGATGACACAAAACTGAAGGAACTGTTTAGTGAATATGGGCCAACTGAGAGTGTCAAGGTAATACGAGATGCCAATGGGaaatccaaaggctttggatttGTGAGATACGAGACCCACGAGGCCGCCCAAAAGGCTGTGCTAGACCTGCATGGCAAGTCCATCGACGGCAAAGCCCTGTACGTGGGGCGAGCACAGAAGAAAATTGAACGCCTGGCTGAATTAAGGCGGAGATTTGAGAGGCTGAGATTAAAAGAAAAGAGCCGTCCTCCGGGTGTGCCCATTTATATTAAAAACCTAGATGAGAGCATTGATGATGAGAAACTGAAGGAGGAGTTTTCTTCCTTCGGATCGATTAGCCGGGCCAAAGTGATGATGGAAGTGGGGCATGGCAAAGGGTTTGGTGTCGTGTGCTTCTCTTCTTTCGAAGAGGCTACCAAAGCGGTGGATGAGATGAATGGTCGCGTAGTGGGCTCCAAGCCCCTGCATGTCACCCTTGGCCAGGCCAGACGCAGGTGGTGA